The nucleotide sequence TAGGGATGCTAAGAAGAACAAACTCTTTCTGAGTTTTCACTATAAACACAAGGGTGAAAATAGAATGTTCATTTCGATGATATCCCCCTAACCTGTCATGTTCTGTGAGTTGATTCGAGGCCTCAAAGATCACTCTCCCCCACAATGGTTACTGCGCAACTAATCCCAGTATTCTGCAGTGTCCTTTTGCGGGGTggaggcttccgttgctccatgtAGGTCCCAAACCGTGACACCTGCAACCtcttcacctctctctctctctctctctctctctctctctctccaagtgACTTTCTTGTCATCTCCATCTGTCTTTCAAGTACCATCTTCTCTAATGGCTCACATCCCTCTTCCTCCTTTTTCTTCAATCATACACACCTGCTCCTTTCTTTACTTCATGCACTGCTGCTGAACATTTCTTGCAGCCATGCATGTCTGGTACCATGTTCTCAGATTTAGCATCTTCCTATCCACGACGCAGTGAAAAGAACTGCCGTCTTCTTACTCTTCTTATCCATAATGCCACCACCACTCCCTTCAAGATTCAATCTTTAGCGGAAGAAGTTCTCTTTCACCATTAGCTTCCTCTTCAGAATCCAATCTTTCCCTCAGGATTCTTCTGGAGCAGAGAGCTTCCCTGGCCCTTCAAGCATGTCGGATCACGAGCTCTCGGCGCGCACAAACATCTTTGGGCTCCGCCTGTGGGTCGTAATCAGCATCTGCGCCGGTACGGggttcctcgtcctcttccttctctctctctgcctCAGCCTCATGCGCAAGAATGCCTCCTCCCGGCGGACCACCGCCACCATCCCCGTTACATCCAAAGAAATCCAAGAAGTTCGCGTCGATCCTTCTCAGACCTCCGGCGTTGTTACATCTCCTCGATCCGTCAAACAGAAGGAAGATGAGAGCCCAGTCGTTGTCCAGAAAGCTCGTGTCGCCTCCCCTGAGCGTGGCAAAAGTGAGGGAGGCGGCTCGCCGCTCGGTAACCGTCCCACGGACCAGGCTGCCGCCGTCCCGGCGGAGGTGTCCCGCCTGGGGTGGGGGCTGTGGTTCACTCTCAGGGAGCTTGAGGTGGCCACCGACAACTTTTCCGACGAGAATGTGATCGGAGAAGGCGGATACGGAACCGTCTACCACGGCATCTTGGAAGACGGCACTCAGATTGCAGTGAAGAACTTGCTGAACAACAAGTATGGTACTCATGTCTTGTAATTGGGCACAGTAGGAATGCAAGAACTCAATCCAAGCTCACATTGCAGGCAGAGAGACCCATTTGTGTGTGCTGCATCTCTGACCGATTAGATTGTGTTCCAGGGGGCAGGCAGAGAAGGAATTCAAGGTCGAAGTCGAAGCCATCGGCCGCGCCCGCCACAAGAATCTAGTGAGGTTACTGGGATACTGCGTGGAAGGTGCTCAAAGGTATTCCCTCATCTACTCCAATTGCAACATTTGGGTGCTTCTTTTGTGCATTCTTCCAACCTTGTGGTTCGTTTGCCATTTAGGATGCTTGTCTATGAATACCTGGACAACGGGAACCTCGAACAGTGGCTCCATGGAGATGTTGGACCAAGCAGCCCTCTTACCTGGGACATCCGGATGAACATCATGCTTGGAACAGCAAAAGGGTATCAGAAAAGCCTTAATTTTTTTGGCCATAGCACCGTTTGTCGATTCATCTTGAGACGTAAATTGTGGAAATTGCAGGCTACTGTACTTGCATGAAGGACTTGAACCCAAAGTAGTTCATCGCGACATTAAATCGAGCAACATCCTGCTCGACAAGCACTGGACTCCCAAGCTCTCTGATTTTGGCCTTGCGAAGCTGTTAGGCACAGGAAGAAACTATGTCACGACACGCGTGATGGGAACTTTTGGGTTGATCCAAATGCTGCTTCCTTTgatgtttctttctttccttccttccACATAGCAACTAAGTAAGAATTGAAGATTTCTAACTCTGATTTGTTCCTTCCTGACAGTTATGTGGCTCCTGAGTATGCCAGTACTGGTATGTTGAATGAGACGAGTGATGTTTATAGCTTTGGGATACTTATCATGGAGATCATATCTGGTCGTAGGCCAGTCGATTATAGCAGGCCTCCTGGCGAGGTTAGTGTTGGTTCTGCATGCTTCCAAAGTTTGTGTGTGCTTATTTCTACAAATTTGGTGGCTCTTTTACAGGTTAATCTGATAGAGTGGATTAAGACCATGGTCAGTAATCGAAATACTGACGAAGTCGTGGATCCAAAGATGGCTGAGAAACCTTTGTCGAGGACATTAAAGAAGACACTTTTAGTCGCACTGCGATGTGTGGATCCTGATTCGCAACAAAGGCCAAAGATGGGGCATGTAATACACATGCTTGAAGTTGATGATTTCCCCTACCAAGATGTGAGTCAATCATAGATTAGAGATCTAATGTCATGAAAGTCTATTAGATTTTTGTGCTTCTTCTCATTGTCGTCTATTGTTGACGCTCGTAAGATGTTCCTTATGCATGCTAGTTTTAACATTgttcttttatgtgtttatttGTGTGTCCCTCAAATTGTCTTCTCATCCTTCGGCCTGACTTACTAATATACTTGGAGAATATTGCTTTCATTTTCATGTAAAGCATCACTCCGTTAGTTTCTATTGCATTCTCTTTTAATCTGGCACTACAGAAACATTGAGCTAAGAACTTGAAGCAACCTATTTTGTTCCTGAAGAATGTTGTGTATCAAGTTTTTCGTTATGTAGGTATTGCTGTAAATGGAACATGTATGAATGATCATGAGTTGCTTGTTTACTCTAGTCAGGAGAAAATTTGGCGCGACAACATGATTTTTATATCAATCTTGCTACATATGCTATTTTTGTTATTAGCTAGAACTGGATTGATTTGGTTTGATTGATGTATCACATCCAAATTTATTTGGTTGCATTGTCAAAATCAGGAGCATCGAGCAGGACGTATCGGGCAACCATATTCCAACAGTCCTCAGTATAAAGTAAGATTATCGGCAAGACAAGTCACTGAGCCTGGTGAAAACAGCACAAAATCTGAAATCTAGTCGACAAAGCAAGAAGACACACTTAATTGTAATGATCCAGTCGAAATGATCTCTGAACATAGGTTCTCATCTATGATAAGGCTGATCATCCATTCAAGAAGCAGCTCAGTGCAAAGGCGATTTCGCCGATGTCACTCCTCACTATGTAAACAAGGTTTTGAGGTCAGTTTGCTTGTGTAAAGCTTGGTGCTTGATGTGTTCTCCTGGATTAGTAGTAAGCTCTGTTCTCTGAGGAAGGTCTGTTGTGTATGTATATTGATTGGTTTGAGGGGCTTATTGAATAGAACTGTCACaagttgaatctaatgtgtggaaTTCAGATTGATGTTCTCATAACTATGTGAAgtctgtatacatatatgtatctcTTCTTCCATCTGTATCAGATCTCATGATTCCATGAGTTCATCTCTGAGCTCTTAAACACTTGAGGAAAAGCTATTTCTTGTGACTGTGAGCAGTAAAGAATTGATTGCTATACAATCTTTCAGTAAAGAATTGGCTGTCTCATTTGGTCCTTCTCATAGAGAAATGCTATCTCCGAAGAAACAGAGGAAAGCGATTACTGCTTCGTCTCGTAGTTTACTGTTTCTGAGTGAAGTCTACGAGTCAAATTGAGCGAAGCAGCGCACGGTCATCTTCGAAGAGCATTCACGTGATATGCACGTGACCAATACTGGTCTTTTCAGGGCCCGTAGAAACCAACCCGATCTCACCGACGAGGAGGAGGGGGTTACGCTGACTTCGCCTAATCGCTCTCCACCGCCCGATGCCGACCGCCGCCGGCTCcccttcctcctccaccaccatcaCGACCACTTCTACAGCCGTGGATGTCACGGAGAACCCCGTGTCGAACCGTAACgagggaggcggcggcgcccccgCAGCGAGTGCGACGCAGTCGTGGTGGGAGTCTATCTCCCGAGCCCGCTCCCGGATCTTGTCCCTGGCCTCCGTGCTGTCCTCGCCGGACCTTGCCTCGCTGGCGGATTCCGACCGCCCCGCCCGCTCCCTCCTTGACTCCCCCTTAGCCTACGCCGCGCTCTCCGCCGCCTTCTCCGCCCCCTC is from Musa acuminata AAA Group cultivar baxijiao chromosome BXJ1-6, Cavendish_Baxijiao_AAA, whole genome shotgun sequence and encodes:
- the LOC135676224 gene encoding probable serine/threonine-protein kinase At1g01540, which produces MSDHELSARTNIFGLRLWVVISICAGTGFLVLFLLSLCLSLMRKNASSRRTTATIPVTSKEIQEVRVDPSQTSGVVTSPRSVKQKEDESPVVVQKARVASPERGKSEGGGSPLGNRPTDQAAAVPAEVSRLGWGLWFTLRELEVATDNFSDENVIGEGGYGTVYHGILEDGTQIAVKNLLNNKGQAEKEFKVEVEAIGRARHKNLVRLLGYCVEGAQRMLVYEYLDNGNLEQWLHGDVGPSSPLTWDIRMNIMLGTAKGLLYLHEGLEPKVVHRDIKSSNILLDKHWTPKLSDFGLAKLLGTGRNYVTTRVMGTFGYVAPEYASTGMLNETSDVYSFGILIMEIISGRRPVDYSRPPGEVNLIEWIKTMVSNRNTDEVVDPKMAEKPLSRTLKKTLLVALRCVDPDSQQRPKMGHVIHMLEVDDFPYQDEHRAGRIGQPYSNSPQYKVRLSARQVTEPGENSTKSEI